In one Pseudomonas sp. 31-12 genomic region, the following are encoded:
- a CDS encoding DUF6124 family protein, whose translation MFKATPNPPDTDPASPYESLDSKKLHEAAERALDHYLNPAALKIPVARKPSTLFMIAPDIKDEDLLAHTCESLASASVMTADFAAYLEGPHRHTALGIQQIIMQAELAVNRMMDNVEVPK comes from the coding sequence ATGTTCAAAGCAACGCCAAATCCGCCAGACACAGATCCGGCATCCCCCTACGAATCACTCGATTCAAAAAAACTCCACGAAGCCGCCGAACGCGCCCTCGACCACTACCTCAACCCCGCAGCCCTCAAAATCCCGGTCGCCCGCAAACCCAGCACCCTGTTCATGATCGCGCCGGACATCAAAGACGAAGACCTGCTGGCACACACCTGCGAATCACTGGCCTCGGCCAGCGTCATGACCGCCGACTTCGCGGCCTATCTGGAAGGACCGCATCGGCATACGGCGCTGGGCATCCAGCAGATCATCATGCAGGCGGAACTGGCGGTGAACCGGATGATGGATAACGTCGAAGTGCCGAAGTAG
- a CDS encoding amine dehydrogenase large subunit — MRTNRINVQSALGLSLLVLGLNSARADLPADTIGQTVLAFPPEAHRAFIVDVEFESFVMGRVTVVDPDKKRVLGMVPTGFAAPSTLSHDQKTLYSADIFYSRGTRGTRTDVLTAWDSSTLSPAWELLIPTKRAESLTQRYGLKTSGDDRFVYVYNFTPSTSVTVVDTQAKAVAAELAIPGCVLNYPVGNRRFASLCGDGSLQVITLNDQGQETARSRTPFFDPNAEKLNERAVNVGDTYYFTTTTGTVRPVDFAGDAPKILPSWSLTTDEEKKAGWAPGGWQLMAVAPKLNRLYVLMHDAHEPMKWEDPSTLIWAYDLKTHKKVATLEAPVPVWSMQATGDDKPLLLGADVTGGLQIFDLKTNTLTGSMPKVAKTATQVMSY; from the coding sequence ATGCGAACCAACAGGATCAACGTACAGTCAGCGCTAGGTCTGAGCCTGCTTGTACTCGGCTTGAACAGCGCCCGTGCGGACCTGCCGGCTGACACCATCGGCCAGACCGTCCTGGCCTTCCCGCCAGAAGCTCACCGTGCGTTCATCGTCGACGTCGAATTCGAAAGTTTTGTGATGGGCCGCGTCACCGTGGTCGACCCCGACAAAAAACGCGTGCTCGGCATGGTGCCGACCGGTTTTGCCGCGCCGTCGACCCTCAGCCACGACCAGAAAACCCTCTACAGCGCCGACATCTTTTACTCGCGCGGCACTCGTGGCACGCGCACCGATGTGTTGACCGCGTGGGACAGTTCGACCCTGTCGCCAGCCTGGGAACTGTTGATCCCCACCAAGCGCGCCGAATCCCTGACCCAGCGCTACGGCCTGAAGACCAGCGGCGATGACCGTTTCGTCTACGTCTACAACTTCACACCGTCGACCTCGGTGACCGTGGTCGACACCCAGGCCAAGGCCGTGGCCGCTGAACTGGCGATTCCGGGCTGCGTGCTCAACTACCCGGTCGGCAACCGCCGCTTCGCCTCGCTGTGCGGTGACGGCAGCTTGCAGGTGATCACGCTCAACGATCAGGGCCAGGAAACCGCGCGCAGCCGCACGCCGTTCTTCGACCCGAACGCGGAGAAGCTCAACGAGCGCGCAGTGAACGTCGGCGATACCTATTACTTCACCACCACCACGGGCACCGTTCGCCCGGTGGATTTCGCCGGCGACGCGCCGAAAATCCTGCCGTCGTGGTCGTTGACCACCGACGAGGAAAAGAAAGCCGGCTGGGCGCCGGGTGGCTGGCAGTTGATGGCCGTGGCGCCGAAGTTGAATCGTTTGTACGTGCTGATGCACGACGCCCACGAACCGATGAAGTGGGAAGACCCGAGCACGCTGATCTGGGCGTATGACCTCAAGACCCACAAGAAAGTCGCCACCCTGGAAGCACCGGTTCCGGTGTGGAGCATGCAGGCCACCGGCGACGACAAGCCGCTGTTGCTGGGAGCCGACGTTACTGGTGGTTTGCAGATCTTCGATCTCAAGACCAACACGCTCACCGGCAGCATGCCCAAAGTCGCGAAAACCGCGACTCAGGTCATGAGCTACTAA
- a CDS encoding FecR family protein: MMDTRDCACGQTTVRDDAARWFVRLQEPAVDVEEYRRFEAWLAEHPQHRDEFQVLQGLWSAADLLPAKRLQALCETPPARRKRQPLVRYAVAASVLAVALGLGLFSGLNHPATYTADYSTALGERRHVALPDGSVIDLNSRSRIQVRYEKDRRGIELTEGEAMFSVEHDSNRPFVVEAGSGKVTVTGTRFDVRRDLTETRVAVEQGTVKVQGQGPDVISLTAGLGTRVDAQGVVAAAYAVNPAELTAWRSGKLVFNNASLADVAAEVSRYREKPLTVGNDKVGNLRLTSVFKSDNTDALLKALPSILPVAVRNLDDGSQEIISK; this comes from the coding sequence ATGATGGATACTCGTGATTGTGCGTGCGGGCAAACAACGGTTCGCGACGACGCGGCGCGGTGGTTTGTGCGTTTGCAGGAACCGGCCGTGGATGTCGAGGAGTACCGCCGTTTCGAAGCCTGGCTGGCTGAACACCCTCAGCATCGCGATGAGTTCCAAGTGCTCCAGGGCCTGTGGTCGGCCGCCGATCTGCTGCCCGCCAAGCGTCTGCAAGCCCTGTGCGAAACCCCGCCGGCCCGGCGTAAACGTCAGCCGTTGGTGCGTTACGCGGTGGCGGCCAGTGTATTGGCCGTGGCGCTCGGGTTGGGGCTGTTCAGCGGTTTGAATCACCCGGCGACCTACACCGCCGACTATTCCACGGCTTTGGGCGAGCGCCGTCATGTGGCGTTGCCCGACGGTTCGGTGATCGACCTGAACAGCCGCAGCCGCATTCAGGTGCGCTATGAAAAGGACCGTCGCGGCATCGAGCTGACTGAAGGCGAAGCCATGTTCAGCGTCGAGCACGACAGCAACCGGCCGTTCGTGGTCGAGGCGGGCAGCGGCAAAGTGACCGTCACCGGCACGCGCTTCGATGTGCGCCGCGACCTCACGGAAACCCGGGTGGCGGTGGAGCAGGGCACGGTCAAGGTCCAGGGGCAGGGACCGGATGTCATCAGTCTCACCGCCGGCCTCGGCACTCGCGTCGATGCCCAAGGCGTGGTGGCTGCCGCTTACGCGGTCAATCCGGCAGAACTGACCGCGTGGCGCAGCGGCAAACTGGTGTTCAACAACGCCAGCCTTGCCGATGTCGCGGCAGAAGTTTCGCGTTACCGCGAGAAGCCGCTGACGGTCGGCAACGACAAAGTGGGCAATCTGCGCCTGACCAGCGTGTTCAAATCCGACAACACCGACGCGCTGCTCAAGGCCTTGCCGAGCATTTTGCCGGTGGCCGTACGAAACCTCGACGACGGCAGTCAGGAAATAATTTCAAAATAG
- the mauD gene encoding methylamine dehydrogenase accessory protein MauD, with amino-acid sequence MEGLIVSNVLLWVLLVAVTFVVMGLVRQIGVLHGRLAPAGALMVDKGVAVNEAAPQVTASDRHGRPVNFGYAGEKNQLLFFLSPTCPICKSLLPAIKSIAKEQAGRLDVVFISDGDMDAQQALIREHKLEDATYVVGPEVGMTYQIGKLPYAALIDKTGTLRAKGLVNSREHLDSLFEVEHLKSATLQQYLNSQPQAHDHSHGHSH; translated from the coding sequence ATGGAAGGCTTAATCGTTTCCAACGTTCTGCTCTGGGTACTGCTGGTGGCCGTGACTTTTGTCGTGATGGGCCTGGTGCGGCAGATTGGTGTGTTGCACGGCCGTCTCGCTCCCGCCGGGGCGCTGATGGTCGACAAGGGCGTGGCGGTCAATGAGGCCGCGCCGCAAGTCACGGCGTCCGACCGTCATGGTCGCCCGGTGAACTTCGGTTATGCCGGCGAAAAGAACCAGTTGCTGTTCTTCCTCTCGCCGACCTGCCCAATCTGCAAATCGCTGTTGCCGGCGATCAAATCCATCGCCAAAGAACAGGCCGGTCGCCTCGACGTGGTGTTCATCAGCGACGGCGACATGGACGCCCAGCAAGCGCTGATCCGCGAACACAAACTGGAAGACGCCACCTACGTGGTCGGCCCGGAGGTGGGCATGACCTACCAGATCGGCAAGCTGCCGTACGCCGCTCTGATCGACAAAACCGGCACCCTGCGCGCCAAAGGCCTGGTCAATTCCCGTGAGCACCTGGACAGCCTGTTCGAAGTCGAGCACCTGAAAAGCGCCACGCTGCAGCAATACCTCAACAGCCAGCCGCAGGCACACGACCACAGCCACGGCCATAGCCACTGA
- a CDS encoding cytochrome c family protein — protein MITSQKFSLIGLLSLAVTQTVVAADCAPDQGHGAQVFANECGVCHSVSKGTAGLMGPNLAGVVGRKSGSLEGFSYSQAMRSKDVAWQAETITQLITQPQAYVPGTYMPYMGMASADDRQAVVCFLKEQR, from the coding sequence ATGATCACTTCGCAGAAATTCTCCCTTATCGGTTTGCTGTCACTGGCGGTGACGCAAACCGTGGTCGCCGCCGATTGCGCGCCGGACCAGGGCCATGGCGCCCAGGTCTTCGCCAATGAATGCGGGGTTTGCCACTCGGTGAGCAAAGGCACGGCCGGCCTGATGGGCCCGAACCTGGCGGGTGTGGTCGGGCGCAAATCCGGCTCGCTGGAAGGCTTCAGCTACTCCCAGGCCATGCGCAGCAAAGACGTGGCCTGGCAGGCGGAAACCATCACCCAGCTGATCACCCAACCCCAGGCCTATGTGCCCGGGACCTACATGCCCTACATGGGCATGGCTTCCGCAGATGATCGCCAGGCGGTCGTGTGCTTCCTCAAAGAACAACGCTAA
- a CDS encoding sigma-70 family RNA polymerase sigma factor, with amino-acid sequence MTPKLPRRHGFFEHYEELVGTWTRRLRNRQQAEDLAHDTFVRVLESDSSAVEQPRAYLHQTARNIAVDGYRREDRRGAMESEAVDHSASSSGDPEHFMHAIQLADSIERALTELPVNCRKVFVWQKIEGLTQAEIAERLGLSKNMVEKYMIRTLRHLRDRLDGLHP; translated from the coding sequence ATGACCCCCAAGTTGCCCCGCAGACACGGCTTTTTCGAGCATTACGAAGAGTTGGTTGGCACCTGGACCCGTCGCCTGAGAAATCGTCAGCAGGCCGAGGATCTGGCCCACGACACTTTCGTGCGGGTGCTTGAGTCCGATTCGTCGGCGGTGGAGCAACCCCGGGCGTATTTGCACCAGACCGCGCGCAACATCGCGGTGGATGGGTATCGGCGTGAGGATCGGCGGGGCGCCATGGAGTCGGAGGCGGTTGATCACAGTGCGTCGTCGTCCGGCGACCCGGAGCATTTCATGCATGCGATCCAGTTGGCTGATTCCATCGAACGGGCGCTCACCGAGCTGCCAGTCAATTGCCGCAAGGTGTTCGTCTGGCAGAAGATCGAAGGCCTGACCCAGGCGGAAATCGCCGAACGCCTGGGTCTGTCCAAGAACATGGTGGAAAAGTATATGATCCGCACCTTGCGGCATCTGCGCGACCGCCTCGACGGATTGCACCCATGA
- a CDS encoding methyl-accepting chemotaxis protein yields MDTLRQGQPKVFVDQQQINVLEPLAPIAGATPWGVLVGVPQEVLLAPVTTLQKELDAQDLQSTALELLLGGGSALLGLLLIWYTAFRITRPLQLLTRVMEDISLGEGDLTRRLAVQSRDEIGQLATAFNRFVERIHHSIREVSSAALGVNEGAKRVLLASNSSLSNFDEQSTRTHSVAAAINQLGAAAQEIANNASDASQQASAARQQAEDGRQVVERTIQVMNELSGKISTSCVNIEVLNSKTVNIGQILEVIKGISQQTNLLALNAAIEAARAGEAGRGFAVVADEVRSLAGRTQTSAAEIQQMIEELQIGARESVTTMTESQQHSEESVSIANLAGKRLSSVTQRIGEIDNVNQSVAAATEEQTSVVEALNVDITEINTLNQQGVENLQSTLRACTELERQADRLNQLVGSFRI; encoded by the coding sequence ATGGACACCTTGCGCCAGGGCCAACCGAAGGTGTTCGTCGATCAGCAACAGATCAACGTCCTCGAACCGCTGGCCCCGATCGCTGGCGCGACACCGTGGGGTGTGCTGGTGGGCGTGCCGCAAGAGGTGCTGCTCGCACCCGTCACCACGCTGCAAAAAGAGCTCGATGCGCAAGATTTACAAAGCACCGCGCTGGAGTTGTTGTTGGGCGGTGGCTCGGCGCTGCTCGGTTTGCTGTTGATCTGGTACACCGCGTTCCGCATCACCCGGCCGCTGCAACTGCTGACGCGGGTCATGGAAGATATTTCACTGGGCGAAGGTGATTTGACCCGGCGTCTGGCCGTGCAATCGCGGGATGAAATCGGCCAGCTGGCGACGGCGTTCAATCGCTTCGTCGAGCGCATCCATCACTCGATTCGCGAAGTGTCTTCGGCGGCGCTCGGCGTCAACGAAGGCGCCAAGCGCGTGCTGCTGGCCTCGAACTCGTCGCTGAGCAACTTCGACGAACAATCGACCCGCACCCACAGCGTGGCCGCCGCGATCAACCAACTGGGCGCCGCCGCACAAGAGATCGCCAACAATGCCTCCGACGCGTCACAACAGGCGTCTGCCGCGCGGCAACAAGCCGAAGACGGGCGTCAGGTGGTGGAGCGCACGATCCAGGTGATGAACGAACTGTCCGGCAAAATCAGCACCTCATGCGTCAACATCGAAGTACTCAACAGCAAAACCGTGAACATCGGACAGATCCTCGAAGTAATCAAAGGCATCTCGCAGCAGACCAACCTGCTGGCACTCAACGCCGCCATCGAAGCCGCTCGCGCAGGTGAAGCCGGGCGTGGTTTTGCCGTGGTCGCCGATGAAGTGCGCAGCCTCGCCGGACGCACGCAAACCTCGGCGGCAGAGATTCAGCAGATGATCGAAGAACTGCAAATCGGCGCCCGCGAATCGGTGACCACCATGACCGAAAGCCAGCAGCACAGCGAAGAAAGTGTCAGCATCGCCAACCTGGCGGGCAAACGGCTGAGCAGCGTGACCCAGCGCATTGGCGAGATCGACAACGTCAACCAATCCGTGGCGGCGGCGACTGAGGAACAGACGTCGGTAGTTGAGGCGTTGAATGTCGACATCACCGAGATCAACACTTTGAATCAGCAAGGGGTGGAGAATTTGCAATCGACGTTGCGGGCGTGTACGGAGCTGGAGCGGCAGGCGGATCGGTTGAATCAGCTTGTTGGTAGTTTCCGGATCTGA
- a CDS encoding cytochrome C yields MRKLLLLGLVCALSAPLAHARAIPDPAQRHAPGNEALQTPIAQAGYSVGVNYQLQCAGCHLGNGMGSAANDTPRMTGFVGNFLKVPGGREFLVRVPGMSQSALNNAQLADLLNWLIREDGLAGKSTPANYQPYSAEEVAHLREKAMLNLPGTRAELIKAMRAQGIAIEDGMSN; encoded by the coding sequence ATGCGTAAGTTGCTACTCCTCGGTCTTGTCTGCGCCCTGAGCGCCCCGCTCGCCCATGCCCGAGCCATTCCCGATCCGGCGCAGCGCCATGCACCGGGTAACGAAGCGCTGCAAACCCCCATCGCTCAGGCGGGATATAGCGTCGGCGTCAACTACCAGCTGCAATGCGCCGGTTGCCACTTGGGCAATGGCATGGGCTCCGCCGCCAACGACACGCCGCGCATGACCGGGTTTGTCGGCAACTTCCTGAAAGTACCGGGCGGTCGTGAGTTTCTGGTGCGGGTGCCCGGCATGTCGCAGTCGGCGCTGAACAATGCGCAACTGGCGGACTTGCTCAACTGGTTGATCCGTGAAGACGGCCTGGCCGGCAAAAGCACACCGGCCAATTACCAACCGTACAGCGCAGAAGAAGTCGCGCATCTGCGCGAGAAAGCCATGCTCAACCTGCCGGGCACCCGCGCGGAATTGATCAAGGCCATGCGCGCACAAGGCATCGCGATTGAGGACGGCATGAGCAACTAG
- a CDS encoding aldehyde dehydrogenase family protein — MSNVEILPQVAAFLDRRHGCFIDGQWVLADGPTIAVVNPATGQTLCETLDAPLEVVEQAVQSSHKAFKSGVWSGLRPADRERILLNFTALVEAHAEELAQLETLSQGKSINMARALDLNATVEFMRYMSGWATKIEGQTFDVSIPLPPGAKFTAFTKREPVGVVVGIVPWNFPLLIAAWKLMPALATGCTVIIKPAMETPLTAMRLAELALEAGIPAGVFNVVTGGGASVGGVLTAHPLVSKVSFTGSTAVGKSVGVACMANMTRFSLELGGKNPMIVLADADIEKAVQGAILGGLLNNGQVCAAASRFYVHRSIHDQFVEALAAAVSAMPIGAGMNSNAAINPLVSRKQQQSVLKHIEMARREGARVVSGGELLEGEGFYVQPTILADIDHSMAVAREEVFGPVLGVMPFDDEDAVIALANDNRYGLAASLWTNDLGKAMNLVPRIEAGTVWVNAHVLLDPAMPFGGVKQSGMGREFGRAVIEAFTELKSVCIAH; from the coding sequence ATGAGCAACGTTGAAATTCTGCCGCAGGTCGCTGCCTTCCTCGACCGCCGCCATGGCTGCTTCATCGACGGTCAATGGGTGTTGGCCGACGGCCCGACCATTGCCGTGGTCAACCCGGCCACCGGGCAAACCCTGTGCGAAACCCTGGATGCGCCGCTGGAGGTGGTCGAGCAGGCCGTGCAGTCATCCCATAAAGCCTTCAAATCCGGCGTGTGGTCCGGTTTGCGCCCGGCGGATCGGGAACGCATCCTCCTGAACTTCACCGCGCTGGTTGAGGCGCATGCCGAAGAACTGGCGCAGCTGGAAACCCTGAGCCAGGGCAAGTCGATCAACATGGCCCGCGCGCTGGATTTGAACGCCACCGTCGAGTTCATGCGCTACATGTCGGGCTGGGCGACCAAGATCGAAGGCCAGACATTCGACGTGTCGATCCCGCTGCCGCCGGGTGCCAAATTCACCGCGTTCACCAAGCGCGAACCGGTGGGCGTGGTGGTCGGCATCGTGCCGTGGAACTTCCCGCTGCTGATCGCTGCCTGGAAATTGATGCCGGCGCTGGCCACCGGTTGCACGGTGATCATCAAACCGGCGATGGAAACGCCGCTGACGGCGATGCGCCTGGCTGAACTGGCCCTGGAAGCCGGCATTCCGGCCGGCGTGTTCAACGTCGTCACCGGTGGCGGCGCCTCGGTCGGTGGCGTGCTGACCGCGCATCCATTGGTGAGCAAAGTCTCGTTCACCGGCTCCACGGCGGTGGGCAAAAGTGTCGGCGTGGCGTGCATGGCCAACATGACGCGCTTCTCGCTGGAACTGGGCGGCAAAAACCCGATGATCGTGCTGGCCGATGCCGACATCGAGAAAGCGGTGCAGGGCGCGATCCTCGGCGGCCTGCTGAACAACGGCCAGGTCTGCGCGGCGGCGTCGCGCTTCTATGTGCATCGCTCGATCCACGATCAGTTCGTCGAAGCGCTGGCCGCCGCGGTATCGGCGATGCCGATCGGCGCGGGCATGAACAGCAATGCGGCGATCAACCCGCTGGTGTCGCGCAAGCAGCAACAAAGCGTGCTCAAGCACATTGAAATGGCGCGTCGCGAAGGCGCTCGCGTAGTGTCAGGTGGCGAGTTGCTGGAAGGCGAGGGCTTCTACGTGCAGCCGACCATTCTGGCCGACATCGACCACAGCATGGCCGTGGCCCGTGAAGAGGTGTTCGGTCCGGTGCTGGGCGTGATGCCGTTCGACGACGAAGATGCGGTGATCGCCTTGGCCAACGACAACCGTTACGGACTGGCCGCCAGCCTTTGGACCAACGACCTCGGCAAAGCCATGAACCTGGTGCCGCGTATCGAGGCTGGTACGGTGTGGGTTAACGCCCACGTGCTGCTCGATCCGGCGATGCCATTTGGCGGCGTCAAACAATCGGGCATGGGCCGCGAGTTTGGTCGCGCGGTGATTGAGGCGTTTACCGAGCTGAAATCGGTGTGCATCGCGCACTGA
- a CDS encoding MauE/DoxX family redox-associated membrane protein produces the protein MHLDPIFIIASALATAVLLASAATHKVRAPARFAKQLADYQLLPDALVRPVARVIPVIELVIAFALLVPASRYWAALAAASLIALYAAAIGINLWRGRRDIDCGCAGPDQAQPLRPMLLLRNGALVGLALLASVSPVARDLGFFDGFVTVAASGVALLIYAAADGLLANSPLLLKLIGR, from the coding sequence ATGCACTTAGATCCGATCTTCATCATTGCCAGCGCCCTCGCCACGGCGGTGTTGCTGGCCAGCGCCGCGACGCACAAGGTGCGCGCGCCGGCACGCTTCGCCAAACAGTTGGCAGACTACCAATTGCTGCCGGACGCACTGGTGCGCCCCGTCGCCCGTGTGATCCCGGTTATAGAGCTGGTGATTGCGTTCGCGCTGCTGGTGCCAGCCAGCCGGTATTGGGCCGCGTTGGCAGCCGCCAGCCTGATCGCCCTGTACGCCGCCGCGATTGGCATCAACCTGTGGCGCGGCCGTCGCGACATCGACTGTGGCTGTGCCGGTCCGGACCAGGCGCAACCGCTGCGCCCGATGCTGCTGCTGCGCAACGGCGCACTGGTGGGCCTGGCGCTGCTGGCCAGCGTTTCGCCGGTCGCCCGCGACCTCGGTTTTTTCGACGGCTTCGTCACTGTCGCCGCCAGCGGCGTTGCGCTGCTGATCTACGCCGCAGCCGATGGCTTGCTGGCGAACTCCCCTCTTCTGCTCAAACTGATTGGTAGGTGA
- a CDS encoding methylamine dehydrogenase light chain → MKLLDLLFERSTRRVADTTSRRKLLARMGSLMVAGAALPLLLPLDRTSKALAADNPKAGDPGDPNTCDYWRYCSIDGFLCSCCGGSVTSCPPGTEASQVTWIGTCRNPADGKDYIISYNDCCGKQSCAQCACTRNDSEEPAYRPFNNNDVNWCLAAKSHIYHCTVSIIRGVAV, encoded by the coding sequence ATGAAACTGCTGGATCTGTTATTCGAGCGCTCGACCCGTCGAGTCGCCGACACCACCTCACGCCGTAAACTGCTGGCGCGCATGGGTTCCTTGATGGTCGCCGGTGCCGCCCTGCCGCTGCTGTTGCCGCTGGACCGCACCAGCAAGGCGCTGGCGGCGGACAACCCGAAGGCCGGCGATCCGGGTGATCCGAACACTTGCGACTACTGGCGCTACTGCTCCATCGACGGTTTCCTGTGCAGCTGCTGCGGAGGGTCGGTGACGTCCTGCCCGCCGGGCACCGAAGCCTCGCAAGTGACCTGGATCGGCACCTGCCGCAACCCGGCCGATGGCAAGGATTACATCATTTCCTACAACGATTGCTGCGGTAAGCAAAGCTGCGCCCAGTGCGCTTGCACCCGAAACGACAGTGAAGAACCGGCTTACCGCCCGTTCAACAACAACGATGTGAACTGGTGCCTGGCCGCCAAATCGCACATCTATCACTGCACCGTTTCGATCATCCGTGGCGTCGCCGTCTAA